Within the Corynebacterium sp. sy039 genome, the region GTGCTACACCGACGACGGCATCACCATGATCACGTGCTGCAATAATTCCTGCGACGATGGTGCCATGTGCATCACAATCCTCTAGTGCAGAGAATTTCTGTTCACCGTCAAGGAAATCACCCCCATCTTGTACCACACCAAGGCGTGGATGCGCATAAACACCAGTGTCAATCACTGCCACTCGTATTCCTACACCAGTGGCAAAACGATGAGCTGCCCGGTATGAATCTGCTAATTGTGCTTGCTGCCTAATATCATTGTCTGATGCTTGAAGCGTTGGTGCGCACTTTTGTTCTTGAGCAAATGCTTGAGGGGCATATGGCAGAAATAAGCAGGAAGTGAGGATGGTGAAACTAAGAAAAATATATAGCGAGTATGTGATCTTTTTGTGCGCCATGTAGAAGTAGCGGTATGTAATCATGATGCTGTTTCCTCCTGTTATCCGAGAGATCGAATGAACGAAAAAACTCCGGCTAAATGCGCGCATAATGGCAAGCAAGCTGCGATTGATAAAGATTCACAGCGTTCTAACCACACAATAGTAGTGGGTTGAAAATAAAGATCTCGTTGCTTTGACCTCAAGGAATATAGTGAAAAACAAATAATCACTAGCACTGGTATTATTGCGGCAACCATAGAAATAGGGTTCTCGAATTGGGTAGCGTGAATTGACGAAAGCAGGCAAGAAAGGCCGCTAAGCCACATAGCCCACGTGGTTATTGCGCTAATAAAACGATGCGCATGAAGTAAAAGGGCAAGACCGAGCGTGGTAGTTAGTGCTTGGCTGAAACTATCAGCATAGAAACTAAGTGATAGTGCACAAATACATATAAATACTGACGTTCCGATAGTGATGCCAGCAACCAATGCGTGTGCGTTATCGATTGCATTGGCACAATTGTTTGCATCGTCTATGGTGTTTTCTTCATCACTCAGAGACAAGTCCTGACCAGCACTAGGAAGACGAGGTATGCGTATTTTTGCAACTAGCATGGCGATATTTGGAGTGTACATCGTGGTTATTAGTGCATTCCCAAGCCCCAAAGCGCATATGTTGCGTAGCCAAGGCAAAGCGTGAGGAGCAGCATCGAACGGACTGAGCACTAAAAAAGCTGCAGGACTAGATCCTGCCATGAGGAAAAAGAAACTAGCAACAGCTGCTGCATGGGTAATGTGTATTTTTCCTGCGACGATAGCAATGCCAATGCATAATAGGGCGCTCAGTGAGGCAAGGAGTACTGCCAATCCTGCATGAGGAGCGCTGATCAAAAATATTTTTTCTTGAATAAGAATGGAAAAGACACCGATTGCCGTCGATAAGCAACTAAAAGTTAACAGTGATGAAGTGTGTTTCCAGCTGCACAGTGATAAGCCGCATAGTCCCACTGCAAGTAATCGGCTAAAAGGGGCAATAGGGATAGGTAGCAAGAAAACAAAGAGTGCAAAAGCGAGGAACCCACCGTATAGTGCGGTCACAAGGGTATGTTGTAAGTGGGCTGTGCTTATAGTTTGGGCATAATCTGCTAGCGCCTCGGCAGCATCTTTGGAAATAGGTGAGAAATACTGTTCTTGTGGGCTAAGCACAATGATTGCTCCGTGCTCTAGGCCTGTGTGAACAAGGGGGGTGAACAGATCAATAGGCTTCCCGCTTGCAGTGTGTGCTTGCCATTGGGTAGAAGATTCCAATGCGTCGCATAACCTAAGAATCTCAGGTAGTGCCTCTGCTAGTGAAGAACTGGCAGGAAGGGCACAGTCATGTCCTTTTCGTATTGCCTCAATATCGGTACCGAGATTAAAGCGAATATGCGCTCGTAAATAGTGATCAGCGGATATCATTTTTCTCCAATAGTTGTTCTAATGCCAGTTGTGTTTTTAGACGCGAGGATTTCTGGAATGGTTCCGTGGAGAAAAATTTTGTTAAAAGCTGGCACAAAAATATGTATTTGTTTTAGAATAAAAAATGTATTAGCCCTTTGGTTGCATCGCAGATATGTGGCTTCTTTATCTAGAAGAGAACTAAAGCGGAAATACGCAAGGGGATCATTGGGGGGAGTAAAATGAGGCTTTTTTCGCGCAGTCGGAACAAAAGTAAAGCAAAAAATACGACGCACCATCTCAAGGTGGATACCGGAACAAGTGCGCGCATAAGAGCACGTAAACGTGCTAATACGCCTGTCGCTTCGGAGGGAATAAGCCAACAAGCATATCGAGAGAGGCACGATTCTTTTTCACTAAGTCGAATTGTAGATCTTGATTCCTACACATATGTTAATGATCTTCCTGAGTTGCCCAGTGCACCTATTGTTCCTGAAGCAGTACCACAGGCAGCAAAGTCTCAACCGGTTTCTTTTATGCGGGCATTTATGCCGTTAATCATGGTCGTCATGGTGATTGGCATGGTAGGGCTTATGGTAGCTTCAGGAACCACGATCAACCCCATGATGCTGATTTTTCCGCTCATGATGGCGATGAGTGCAATTATGATGTTTGGTTCAACTCCCGGCGAAGATATTGATGAAGTTCGCAGAACATATTTGCGCCACCTCAGCGCGTTAAGGGGAAAAATAAATAACAATGCTGCAGCACAACGTGAGCATGAGCTATATCATTATCCTGCGCCACAGCATTTGTGGCTTATGACTGAGCAACCTCGATTATGGGCGATAAGTGCACATGAGGATAGAGCATTGGCAATTCGTGTTGGGGTTGGCATGAAAGCACTGTGTACTCCTCTTTCTCCTAAAAATATAGGAGCCATAGAAGATTTAGATCCGGTATGCGCAGTGGGTTTGCGTAGACTTATCCGGTCTGGTGAAACAGTAACGCAATTGCCAATTGTGATTCAGCTGCGCGCTTTTCCTATAGTGTTTTTGTATGGCGCACAAGCGTTAGATCTCATGCGGGCAATGATCATCAATCTCACTTATCACCATGATCCGCAAACGGTAGCTATAGCGGTATATAGCACTAAGTTGCAGTGGTGCAAATGGTTGCCGCATACCTATGATGTTGATAATGCGAGCTATAAAATTTTGATTTTGGACATGGACAATATGTCTTTATCCTCGGACGAAATACATATAGTTCTCTCTGGGCAACAGTGGACTAGTGTCTTATGTTTTAGTGAAAAGAAACAAAATTCTTTATTTTTGCTTAAAGCAGAAGATGAAGGATTGGTGTTGTGCGTTGATGAAAAAATAAGGGTGCAAACGCAACAGGGGGAAGAGGAAATTGCTACAGCAGATTGTATATCTCATGGTGAGGCTGAACTTTTTGCGCGGATGCTAACAAAATATCGGCGTAATGATCAAAACGAAAGTCTAAAAAACGAGTTATGTTCTTTGTTGGGGATACATGAATGCTCCCCAAAGGAACTTCGCAGGTTGTGGTTCTCTTCTGAACGGGAGCGGTTAGCTGTACCTATTGGTCTGGATATTGATGGAAAACCTCTCATCATTGATATTAAAGAATCAGCGCATGGTGGAATGGGACCACATGGTTTATGCGTAGGGGCAACTGGTTCAGGAAAATCTGAGTTGCTGAGGACACTGGTTGTTGCAATGGCTGCAGCTCATAGTCCAGAACAGCTTAATTTTGTTCTCGTTGATTTTAAGGGGGGAGCTACATTCTTAGGCTTAGAAAAACTGCCTCATACTTCGGCGGTTATCACAAACCTTGAAGAAGAATCAGTCTTGGTTGAGCGTATGTATGACGCTATTTCTGGCGAGTTGCATCGACGGCAAGAATTGCTGCGTCATGCTGGCAACTATGCCAATGTCGGTGAATATACCAAGGCTCGAGAAACAGAACTCGCGCACAAAGGCCATACAGATTTAGAACCGCTTCCGGCATTGTTTATTGTGGTTGATGAATTTTCTGAACTATTGGGTCAGCATCCAGATTTTGCGGATCTATTCGTTGCTGTGGGCAGACTAGGGCGATCATTACATATACATCTTTTGCTAGCTTCGCAGCGTCTTGATGAAGGAAGATTGCGTGGTCTTGATTCTCACTTGAGTTATCGGATTGGCTTAAAGACGTTTTCTAGTGCGGAATCTCGTCAAGTGCTTGGCATTGCAGATGCCTATCAACTTCCTAATACACCTGGAGCAGGGTACTGTAAAACAACTTCTGATGAGTTGATACGATTTCAGACTGCCTATGTATCTGGGGTAATTGAAACTCTGCACAAGAATGAACAGCAGGGTGATACTTATGATTCATGCAACGGTGAAGTATCGCAAACAATACAGAAAGTAAAACTATGGCAAAATTGGGAAGACCTCATAATATCTGAAGAACAGACTCGTATCGCGGATCCTCATGGAAGAACGCTTGTCGACGTTCTTGTTGAGGCAAGTACCGCTTTGGCAAAGGACTCTGGATACTTAGCTCGTGCCATTTGGTTGCCGCCATTGCCAAAAGAATTAGCACTTGCTGAGGTGAAACAAGCACAAGGATTTTTGCACGTAAATCTGGGAATTATTGATCGCCCATACCATCAGAGTCAAGATGTTTTTACTATTGCGTTTACGGGACAAAATGGGCATATAGCCATCTGTGGAGGGCCGCAGACTGGGAAAACCACTGCAGTGCGTAGTCTGCTACTTGGGTTATGTCTGACGCATACTACAGAGGATATACGATTCTATATTCTCGACTTAGCCGGCACAGCTTTAGCTCAAATGTGCTCTCTACCGCATATTGCGGGCATAGCGCATCGTTATGAAGAAGAAAAGATCAGAAGGACAGTCGATGAAGTCATTGGTTTGATTGAGTCACCTGAATCTCGTCATACATTCCTAGTAGTAGATGGTTGGCATGTACTCAATAGTGAGTATGATGACATGCTTGACAAACTAGCCTATATTGCTTCCGACGGATTGGCAGCTCGGGTACATTTGATTGTTACGACACCACGGTGGAGCAGTATTCGACCTGTTGTGCGGGATCTTATTTCTCAGCGTATAGAACTTAAAATAGGCGAAGCACTAGATTCTCTCATTGACCGAAAAGCGCAACAAAAATTGGTAGCTCTACCTGGAAGAGGTCTTACAGTTGATGGGGAAAATATGCTTATAGCACTTTCTGCTAATCAGGATATTAGTTATATCGCAGGAAAACTTGCTCTGCAGGCAAAAGTACCTCAGCTTAAACTACTTCCAGAAAAAATTTCACTGAACCAATTACAAAAAGATATGGTTCCGGAAAATGAACCACAAGGTATTGTGCTTGGTCTAGGTGGGCAAGAAATGGAGCAGGTTTGTTGGGACCACAATACTCATCAGCACCTATTATGTTTTGGCTCTCAGGGATCTGGAAAAACCACATTGCTATCTACAGTGATAGCAGGGATTTGTAATGGCGATAGGAACATATCGCGTATCGTTATGCTAGATCATCGACGTGCTCACCTGGGAGAAATTCCTGAAGAGTTTTTAGCTGCTTATTCTGCTAATACTGCTCAATCAGAAAAAATCATAAGCGATTTAGTAACTACTTTGACGCAACGATTGCCACCTGCTGATATCACTCCAGCAGAACTGATGAAACGAACCTGGTGGACCGGTCCAGAATTATTTTTGCTTATCGACGACCTTGATATGTTACCTGACAGTGTTATGCATCCGCTTCTGCAACTTATGGCACATAGTCGTGATATTGGATTGCACGTTGTTATAGCACGCAAAGTCGGTGGCATACAAAGGGCGCTGTATCAACCATTTCTTTCCCAGATCAAAGATCAATCACCTATGGTGCTGATACTAGATGCTGATAAAGATGATGGAGTCATTTTTGGAGTGCGTCCTGTGCATCAGATACCAGGCAGAGCACAGTGGGTGCAAAGAGGAGTTCATATGGGATCTATCCATATTGCTTGTGCACAAGATAATGCTATGGATGGCGTCGATAGCGAATTTTCTGATGGTTCCCATTCTGCTGACCAAGATGACAGCACCGAATAGTAAGTAACAAAATCCTTACTCGTCAATGCTGAGAAGGACCATGGGGGAGTGAGTAAAACAAGAATGAGGGGGCGAATAAATGGCAACTTATCCAGCAAATACATATGATCTGATTGAACCAGAAGAAATGACACCAGATCTCATCATTAGCGTTATAGATACAGCGACGATTTTTGAGAGATCTGGTGCAGATTCGGTTTATAGATATGACCTACCTGCTAGTGGTGTAACTCTTGGATGGGCTCTCGAAGCTATTGCGGATCAAGCCCGGACGATGCTTGCGGCGATCTGGTCAGACGCAGAGATCGCAGTAGATGCAACTGCAGAAGTCGCTGAGCATCTTGTTGGGTACTTCGTCGAGAGAGGAATAAATGCGTATGCAGCTGAAGTGATAAGGGAACAAGAGCTGCCAGATACGGCTCAATCGTATGAAGAAATACAACGACCGAGAAAAGCAGTACAAAGAAATATCTTTAGCTGGGTCAATCCGCTGAGATTAGCAATTATTTTTGTTGTCGTAACGGTAATTATTCTTTCCTGGATCACCTTAGGCAAAGAGACTAAAGAGAACACTCACAATTCTGTTTACGAAGCTCAAGCACAAGAGGACGCAACAGAGCAGCGCAGTGGCTCAAGAATTAGTGAAGAAACCAAAGAGAGAGCTAAGCGCAGCAAAAATCAAGAAAAACAACAGGATTCAGGGCAAGTGGTGCTTGAATCCGAAGTGCTCCTGGTTAGTTTACCGATGGGTTTTCATTGGGAAGAAAAAATGGAGTCTGGTCAAGTAGATACTAACCAAATTCTTACAGCTACTGGGCAAGATAAAGACTTACGTATTTTGTTATCCATTGAACCGATGCATGATTTATCACCGCAGCAAATAATCGATGAAATGCGCACAACAATTGATCTTGATCCAACTCTGTCGCATACTGCTCCCCTGGAAACAAAGCGGGGTAAGGAACACATTGGGTACCGTGAAAGCCCTGGAGATGGTTCAACGGTGCTATGGTCGGTGTGGGTAGAAAATGCGTCGATCTACTCCGTGGGATGCCATGTACGAGCTCAAGAAACACTCAATATCTCTCAACGGGCAACGTGTCGGATGGCGATTGAGAGTGTGGCACCTAGAAATGCATGAGAAACAGAAGAAAAAGAAAATAGCATGAATACTTTTCAGATATTTTTTATAACTCAGGGAACCTAGAGAAAACATAGAGCGTCTAAAACAATAAGTCCACAATGATGTGGGCTATTACGTATTCATAATGAGTGAGCTCAATGGAACTCCAATATGGACGTATTGGAATTTTTCATTAGGCTGAACTCTTTTTATCGCTTTATTTTAGAAGAACCTAACAGTGTTCCAGATAAAGCATGATAGGAGGGGACTTATGTCTGGATTATTGAGAACAGAAGCCGAAGTGATG harbors:
- a CDS encoding type VII secretion-associated protein, with protein sequence MATYPANTYDLIEPEEMTPDLIISVIDTATIFERSGADSVYRYDLPASGVTLGWALEAIADQARTMLAAIWSDAEIAVDATAEVAEHLVGYFVERGINAYAAEVIREQELPDTAQSYEEIQRPRKAVQRNIFSWVNPLRLAIIFVVVTVIILSWITLGKETKENTHNSVYEAQAQEDATEQRSGSRISEETKERAKRSKNQEKQQDSGQVVLESEVLLVSLPMGFHWEEKMESGQVDTNQILTATGQDKDLRILLSIEPMHDLSPQQIIDEMRTTIDLDPTLSHTAPLETKRGKEHIGYRESPGDGSTVLWSVWVENASIYSVGCHVRAQETLNISQRATCRMAIESVAPRNA
- the eccD gene encoding type VII secretion integral membrane protein EccD; the encoded protein is MISADHYLRAHIRFNLGTDIEAIRKGHDCALPASSSLAEALPEILRLCDALESSTQWQAHTASGKPIDLFTPLVHTGLEHGAIIVLSPQEQYFSPISKDAAEALADYAQTISTAHLQHTLVTALYGGFLAFALFVFLLPIPIAPFSRLLAVGLCGLSLCSWKHTSSLLTFSCLSTAIGVFSILIQEKIFLISAPHAGLAVLLASLSALLCIGIAIVAGKIHITHAAAVASFFFLMAGSSPAAFLVLSPFDAAPHALPWLRNICALGLGNALITTMYTPNIAMLVAKIRIPRLPSAGQDLSLSDEENTIDDANNCANAIDNAHALVAGITIGTSVFICICALSLSFYADSFSQALTTTLGLALLLHAHRFISAITTWAMWLSGLSCLLSSIHATQFENPISMVAAIIPVLVIICFSLYSLRSKQRDLYFQPTTIVWLERCESLSIAACLPLCAHLAGVFSFIRSLG
- the eccCa gene encoding type VII secretion protein EccCa, whose product is MRLFSRSRNKSKAKNTTHHLKVDTGTSARIRARKRANTPVASEGISQQAYRERHDSFSLSRIVDLDSYTYVNDLPELPSAPIVPEAVPQAAKSQPVSFMRAFMPLIMVVMVIGMVGLMVASGTTINPMMLIFPLMMAMSAIMMFGSTPGEDIDEVRRTYLRHLSALRGKINNNAAAQREHELYHYPAPQHLWLMTEQPRLWAISAHEDRALAIRVGVGMKALCTPLSPKNIGAIEDLDPVCAVGLRRLIRSGETVTQLPIVIQLRAFPIVFLYGAQALDLMRAMIINLTYHHDPQTVAIAVYSTKLQWCKWLPHTYDVDNASYKILILDMDNMSLSSDEIHIVLSGQQWTSVLCFSEKKQNSLFLLKAEDEGLVLCVDEKIRVQTQQGEEEIATADCISHGEAELFARMLTKYRRNDQNESLKNELCSLLGIHECSPKELRRLWFSSERERLAVPIGLDIDGKPLIIDIKESAHGGMGPHGLCVGATGSGKSELLRTLVVAMAAAHSPEQLNFVLVDFKGGATFLGLEKLPHTSAVITNLEEESVLVERMYDAISGELHRRQELLRHAGNYANVGEYTKARETELAHKGHTDLEPLPALFIVVDEFSELLGQHPDFADLFVAVGRLGRSLHIHLLLASQRLDEGRLRGLDSHLSYRIGLKTFSSAESRQVLGIADAYQLPNTPGAGYCKTTSDELIRFQTAYVSGVIETLHKNEQQGDTYDSCNGEVSQTIQKVKLWQNWEDLIISEEQTRIADPHGRTLVDVLVEASTALAKDSGYLARAIWLPPLPKELALAEVKQAQGFLHVNLGIIDRPYHQSQDVFTIAFTGQNGHIAICGGPQTGKTTAVRSLLLGLCLTHTTEDIRFYILDLAGTALAQMCSLPHIAGIAHRYEEEKIRRTVDEVIGLIESPESRHTFLVVDGWHVLNSEYDDMLDKLAYIASDGLAARVHLIVTTPRWSSIRPVVRDLISQRIELKIGEALDSLIDRKAQQKLVALPGRGLTVDGENMLIALSANQDISYIAGKLALQAKVPQLKLLPEKISLNQLQKDMVPENEPQGIVLGLGGQEMEQVCWDHNTHQHLLCFGSQGSGKTTLLSTVIAGICNGDRNISRIVMLDHRRAHLGEIPEEFLAAYSANTAQSEKIISDLVTTLTQRLPPADITPAELMKRTWWTGPELFLLIDDLDMLPDSVMHPLLQLMAHSRDIGLHVVIARKVGGIQRALYQPFLSQIKDQSPMVLILDADKDDGVIFGVRPVHQIPGRAQWVQRGVHMGSIHIACAQDNAMDGVDSEFSDGSHSADQDDSTE